One segment of Phragmites australis chromosome 13, lpPhrAust1.1, whole genome shotgun sequence DNA contains the following:
- the LOC133888905 gene encoding BTB/POZ domain-containing protein At5g03250-like, translating into MATTKVIGSKPSDCFQFQDPNTWICMTELVSDVVVEVGEMSFHLHKFPLISRSGTLQKLINESTGDDDNKPSTVRLDDIPGGPEAFELAARFCYDVRMELNAVNVVPLRCAAEHLQMTEDYGEGNLVEQAESFLRDVLGSWNDAVRALQACDAVLPHAEDLHIVSRCINSLVSKACADPTLFGWPMLEYYTAKSLEETVIWNGISTAGKPRSPGADWWYKQALSFRLPVYKRLITTMRSRGMSPENIAGSLMHYARRHLSGLSRHSGYSDGSRGGASGTTTVLSDNDQRVLLEEVVALLPAEKGVATTRFLLGLLRTATILHAGAACRDALERRAGNQMEEAALEDLLIPNTGYSAETLYDVDCVQRMLEQFMMASTSAFAASPEITDEGQLVDAPSVELMPVTTVAKLVDGYLAEVGTDTNLKLSKFQTIAALVPDYARAIDDGLYRAIDIYLKAHPWLTDSEREHLCRLMNCQKLSLEACTHAAQNERLPLRVMVQVLFFEQLRLRTTVAGWFFVSDNADQGSSSDNCVLSRRSGELDFAAVSEETDEEGFTARHDELSSAMSAEEIRQRVSELEEECSSMRQEIHRLGKPKSALSQLFQKLGLGKRSSSRQRKQQTPQLPPGSSDKRRRSLDLGC; encoded by the exons ATGGCGACGACGAAGGTGATCGGATCCAAACCATCCGATTGCTTCCAATTCCAAGACCCTAATACCTG GATTTGCATGACTGAGCTTGTAAGCGATGTGGTCGTTGAAGTAGGAGAGATGTCCTTCCATCTCCACAAG TTTCCACTAATCAGCCGTAGTGGCACGCTGCAAAAGTTGATAAACGAGTCCACGGGCGACGACGACAACAAGCCGAGTACCGTGCGGCTGGACGACATTCCCGGCGGCCCGGAGGCCTTCGAGCTGGCCGCCAGGTTCTGCTACGACGTCAGAATGGAGCTGAACGCGGTCAACGTCGTGCCGCTGCGCTGCGCGGCAGAGCACCTCCAAATGACCGAGGACTACGGCGAGGGGAACCTCGTGGAGCAGGCCGAGTCCTTCCTCCGCGACGTGCTCGGCAGCTGGAACGACGCCGTGCGCGCGCTGCAGGCGTGCGACGCCGTGCTCCCGCACGCCGAGGACCTCCACATCGTGTCGCGGTGCATCAACTCACTGGTGAGCAAGGCCTGCGCCGACCCGACCCTCTTCGGGTGGCCGATGCTGGAGTACTACACGGCGAAGAGCCTCGAGGAGACGGTGATCTGGAACGGCATCAGCACCGCCGGGAAGCCGAGGTCGCCGGGCGCGGACTGGTGGTACAAGCAGGCGTTGTCGTTCAGGCTGCCGGTGTACAAGAGGCTCATCACGACGATGCGGTCCAGGGGCATGAGTCCCGAGAACATCGCCGGCTCGCTCATGCACTACGCCAGGCGGCACCTCTCCGGGCTGAGCCGGCACTCCGGCTACAGCGACGGCAGCcgcggcggcgcgtcggggaCGACGACCGTGCTCTCGGACAACGACCAGAGGGTCCTCCTGGAGGAGGTCGTCGCGCTGCTCCCGGCCGAGAAGGGCGTCGCCACGACGCGGTTCCTGCTCGGCCTGCTCCGCACCGCGACGATCCTGCACGCCGGCGCGGCGTGCCGAGACGCGCTGGAGAGGAGGGCCGGCAACCAGATGGAGGAGGCCGCGCTGGAGGACCTCCTGATACCCAACACCGGCTACTCCGCGGAGACGCTCTACGACGTGGACTGCGTGCAGCGGATGCTGGAGCAGTTCATGATGGCGAGCACGTCGGCGTTCGCCGCGTCGCCGGAGATCACGGACGAGGGACAGCTGGTCGACGCCCCCTCGGTCGAGCTTATGCCGGTCACCACGGTGGCCAAGCTCGTCGACGGCTACCTCGCGGAGGTCGGGACGGACACCAACCTCAAGCTGTCCAAGTTCCAGACCATCGCCGCGCTCGTACCTGACTACGCCCGGGCAATCGACGACGGCCTCTACCGCGCCATTGACATCTACCTCAAG GCGCACCCGTGGCTGACGGACTCGGAGCGGGAACACCTGTGCCGGCTGATGAACTGCCAGAAGCTGTCACTGGAGGCGTGCACGCACGCGGCGCAGAACGAGCGGCTGCCGCTGCGGGTGATGGTGCAGGTGCTCTTCTTCGAGCAGCTGCGGCTGCGCACCACGGTGGCCGGATGGTTCTTTGTGTCCGACAACGCTGACCAGGGCTCCAGCTCCGATAACTGCGTGCTGTCGAGGAGGAGCGGCGAGCTGGATTTCGCGGCAGTGTCGGAGGAGACGGACGAGGAGGGCTTCACGGCCCGGCACGACGAGCTGTCATCGGCGATGAGCGCGGAGGAGATCCGGCAGAGGGTGTCGGAGCTGGAGGAAGAGTGCTCGAGCATGAGGCAGGAGATACACCGGCTGGGGAAGCCAAAGAGCGCCTTGAGCCAGCTGTTCCAGAAGCTCGGGCTCGGCAAGAGGTCGTCGTCGCGGCAGCGAAAGCAGCAGACGCCGCAGCTGCCGCCAGGCTCGAGCGACAAGAGGCGCAGGTCCTTGGATTTGGGGTGTTAA